One Oryzomonas sagensis DNA segment encodes these proteins:
- a CDS encoding serine/threonine protein kinase: MPESPHPFQTLIPGFIMDAVESQGFRCDCRTLALNSYENRVYQVGIEEGLPLIAKFYRPGRWSDEQIVEEHRFCFELAEHELPVVAPWTNAAGESLFRHAGFRFALYPRQGGHAPEFDNLDNLLILGRMLGRIHLIGAVQPFASRPTLDSRSFGHASVELIRERFIPEEYRASYTAVTDQLLAAVDGILAEAGPIRYLRSHGDCHSGNILWRDNAPHFVDFDDARMAPAVQDLWMMLSGDRQRRSAQLEVLLEGYNEFFDFNPAELRLVEALRALRMLHYSAWLANRWEDPIFPATFPWFNTVRYWGEHILDLREQLAALGEPPLELVG; encoded by the coding sequence ATGCCTGAAAGCCCCCATCCTTTCCAGACCCTTATCCCCGGCTTCATCATGGATGCCGTCGAGAGCCAGGGGTTTCGTTGCGATTGCCGCACCCTTGCCCTGAACAGTTACGAGAACCGCGTGTACCAGGTCGGCATCGAGGAGGGGCTGCCCCTGATCGCCAAGTTCTACCGCCCCGGCCGCTGGAGCGACGAGCAGATCGTCGAAGAACACCGCTTCTGCTTCGAGTTGGCCGAACATGAACTGCCGGTGGTGGCCCCCTGGACCAATGCCGCCGGCGAGAGCCTCTTTCGCCACGCCGGGTTCCGTTTCGCCCTCTACCCGCGCCAGGGAGGGCATGCCCCGGAGTTCGACAATCTGGACAACCTGCTGATCCTGGGCCGTATGTTGGGCAGAATCCATCTCATAGGCGCCGTGCAGCCGTTTGCCTCCCGGCCGACCTTGGACAGCCGGAGTTTCGGCCATGCCAGCGTCGAGCTGATCCGGGAGCGCTTTATCCCGGAGGAGTACCGGGCAAGCTACACCGCCGTGACCGACCAATTGCTGGCGGCTGTGGACGGTATCCTGGCCGAGGCCGGGCCGATCCGTTACCTCCGCTCCCATGGCGACTGCCACAGCGGCAACATCCTGTGGCGCGACAATGCCCCTCACTTCGTGGATTTCGATGATGCGCGCATGGCCCCGGCGGTTCAGGACCTCTGGATGATGCTCTCCGGTGACCGCCAGCGGCGGAGCGCCCAATTGGAAGTGTTGCTGGAGGGGTACAACGAATTCTTCGACTTCAATCCGGCGGAGCTGCGCCTGGTCGAGGCCCTGCGCGCCCTGCGCATGCTCCATTACAGCGCCTGGCTCGCCAACCGCTGGGAAGACCCGATCTTTCCCGCCACGTTCCCCTGGTTCAACACCGTCCGCTACTGGGGAGAGCACATCCTCGACCTGCGCGAGCAGCTGGCCGCCCTCGGGGAACCGCCGCTGGAACTGGTGGGATAG
- a CDS encoding HDOD domain-containing protein: MPISLTIRRLLSIQPVDLPVFHPIALKLIHLLSDCNFTIDELASTANDDQALAGQILNMANSSSYSGRVKVETIKDALIRLGAHHVSNLAMAASQAALHASHNGTVNAIMQELWLHSHGCAVGCRWVAMNTGHRGLAEQAYLAGLLHDVGKLYLIKALERITNTGVALAALERELLLEIFGELHVEQGTRLMEHWSMPAVYRAAVDKHSGEHFDPDDMVLVIVRLVNAATRTCGLSLGAGPDRPLVEFPEAARLGMSEQQFTELGKVLEASRSVSFLPAPA; the protein is encoded by the coding sequence ATGCCTATTTCGCTGACGATCCGGCGGCTTCTGTCGATACAGCCTGTTGATCTGCCGGTCTTCCATCCCATAGCCCTCAAACTGATCCATCTGCTCTCCGATTGCAATTTCACCATCGATGAACTGGCGAGCACCGCCAACGACGACCAGGCCCTTGCCGGCCAGATCCTGAATATGGCGAATTCGTCCAGTTACAGTGGGCGGGTCAAGGTGGAAACGATCAAGGATGCCCTTATCCGGCTGGGGGCGCATCACGTTTCCAACTTGGCCATGGCGGCCTCCCAGGCGGCGCTCCACGCCTCGCACAACGGTACGGTCAATGCCATCATGCAGGAGTTGTGGCTCCACTCCCACGGCTGCGCCGTCGGCTGCCGCTGGGTGGCCATGAACACCGGTCACCGCGGCTTGGCGGAGCAGGCCTATCTGGCGGGTTTGCTCCACGATGTGGGCAAGTTGTATCTGATCAAGGCCCTGGAGCGGATAACCAACACAGGGGTTGCCCTGGCCGCGCTGGAGCGGGAGCTGTTGTTGGAAATTTTCGGCGAATTGCATGTGGAACAGGGAACCCGCCTGATGGAGCATTGGAGCATGCCCGCCGTCTACCGTGCTGCCGTTGACAAACATTCCGGCGAGCATTTTGATCCCGATGATATGGTTCTTGTTATTGTCCGGCTTGTGAACGCGGCTACCAGAACCTGCGGCTTAAGTCTGGGCGCCGGACCGGACCGGCCGCTTGTGGAATTCCCCGAGGCGGCCCGGCTCGGCATGAGCGAACAGCAGTTTACAGAGCTTGGGAAGGTGCTGGAAGCGTCCCGCAGTGTGTCTTTCCTGCCTGCTCCGGCATGA
- a CDS encoding ABC transporter ATP-binding protein translates to MIELKNVSMLFNPGTVNENLAISAINLKVKEGDFITVIGSNGAGKSTLFNLIAGTIIPSQGAILANDRDITREPEYRRARYIGRIFQNPLLGTASNMSLEDNMMITYRKGFKWLKRSLNNKMREFFRSELVQLEMGLEDRMKENLAMFSGGQRQALTLLMMVLSKPELILLDEHTAALDPKNAEIVLELTNKFIKEYNLTSMMITHNMSHAIEFGNRLLMMDKGEIIFDVEGEAKRELTVEKLIEKFHEIRHASFGDDKALLSP, encoded by the coding sequence ATGATCGAGCTCAAGAATGTGTCCATGCTTTTTAATCCCGGCACGGTGAATGAAAACCTGGCCATCAGCGCTATCAACCTGAAGGTCAAGGAAGGGGATTTCATCACCGTTATCGGCAGCAACGGCGCCGGGAAGTCCACGCTCTTCAACCTCATAGCCGGTACCATCATCCCGAGCCAGGGCGCCATCCTGGCAAACGACAGGGATATCACGCGGGAGCCCGAGTATCGGCGCGCCCGGTACATCGGCAGGATATTCCAGAACCCGCTTCTCGGCACGGCCTCCAACATGAGCCTGGAGGATAACATGATGATCACCTACCGGAAGGGGTTCAAGTGGCTGAAACGGAGCCTGAACAACAAGATGCGGGAGTTCTTCCGGTCGGAACTGGTCCAGTTGGAGATGGGGCTGGAGGACCGGATGAAGGAAAATCTCGCCATGTTTTCCGGCGGGCAGCGGCAGGCCCTGACCCTGCTGATGATGGTCCTCTCCAAGCCCGAGCTGATCCTGCTGGATGAGCATACCGCGGCGCTCGACCCCAAAAATGCCGAGATCGTCCTGGAATTGACCAACAAGTTCATCAAGGAATACAACCTCACCTCAATGATGATCACCCACAACATGAGCCATGCCATCGAGTTCGGTAACCGTCTGCTGATGATGGACAAGGGAGAGATTATCTTCGATGTGGAGGGTGAAGCGAAACGGGAACTGACGGTGGAGAAGCTGATCGAGAAGTTCCACGAGATTCGCCATGCCTCTTTTGGGGACGATAAGGCGCTTCTCTCCCCGTGA
- a CDS encoding lytic transglycosylase domain-containing protein produces the protein MTKNLKTACLLALVVVCVTWREAYPFCFDEAGEMYGINPLVLRAIAKVESNFVPETINKNSNGTFDIGLMQINTIWKPVLGEARWNYLGDACYNTKTGAWILAGCISKYGYNWKAIGCYNSRTPEKSEVYAKKVFSHLKQLEHHKEAQPVDNKMKAVMLDQINGLVESAQQGRGEKKVVKFVPYVRVSRQTLRKPPPLPPREAGPQPLSGNDLPKPLPSPAAN, from the coding sequence ATGACGAAAAATCTGAAAACGGCGTGCCTTCTGGCGCTTGTTGTTGTCTGCGTGACATGGCGGGAAGCCTACCCGTTCTGCTTCGATGAGGCCGGAGAGATGTATGGCATCAACCCCTTGGTCCTGAGGGCCATTGCCAAGGTCGAGTCGAATTTCGTGCCTGAAACGATCAACAAAAACAGTAACGGCACCTTCGACATCGGGTTGATGCAGATCAACACCATCTGGAAACCGGTGCTCGGCGAGGCGCGATGGAACTATCTCGGAGATGCCTGCTACAATACGAAGACCGGCGCATGGATACTGGCCGGCTGCATCAGCAAATACGGCTATAACTGGAAGGCCATCGGTTGCTACAACAGCCGGACGCCGGAAAAAAGCGAAGTCTATGCCAAGAAGGTCTTCAGCCATTTAAAACAGCTGGAACATCATAAAGAAGCCCAGCCCGTGGACAACAAGATGAAGGCGGTCATGCTGGACCAGATAAACGGTCTGGTCGAATCCGCACAGCAGGGCCGGGGGGAGAAAAAGGTCGTCAAGTTCGTCCCCTATGTGCGCGTGTCCCGCCAGACCCTGCGCAAACCACCGCCCCTTCCTCCCCGGGAGGCGGGGCCGCAGCCGCTCTCCGGCAATGACCTGCCGAAGCCCCTCCCTTCTCCCGCAGCCAACTAG
- a CDS encoding FKBP-type peptidyl-prolyl cis-trans isomerase, whose amino-acid sequence MRRLFLAVLVTLIALPAFAAEAPQTEEQKTMYAIGLIVARQLSVFNLTPAELDLVKQGLADGITGAKPLVDVNVYQKKTQELATARRNALGEKQAAAAQEFLAKAAKEKGAVTTKTGIVYQPLKEGNGVSPAASDKVKVHYRGTLIDGTEFDSSYKRGEPAEFPLSGVIACWTEGVQMMKTGGKAKLVCPAATAYGERGAGPIPANAALVFEIELLGVTK is encoded by the coding sequence ATGCGCAGATTATTCTTGGCCGTACTTGTCACCCTGATTGCTCTCCCGGCTTTTGCTGCCGAAGCTCCGCAAACCGAAGAACAAAAGACCATGTATGCCATTGGCCTCATTGTCGCCCGCCAACTGTCCGTATTCAACCTCACCCCGGCAGAACTCGATCTGGTGAAGCAGGGGCTGGCGGACGGCATCACCGGGGCAAAACCCCTCGTGGATGTGAATGTCTATCAGAAGAAGACCCAGGAACTGGCCACCGCACGCCGCAACGCCCTGGGAGAGAAGCAGGCTGCCGCAGCTCAGGAATTCCTCGCCAAGGCGGCCAAGGAAAAGGGAGCGGTCACGACCAAGACGGGCATAGTCTACCAGCCCTTGAAGGAAGGTAATGGCGTTTCCCCGGCAGCCAGCGACAAGGTCAAGGTACATTATCGCGGCACGCTGATCGACGGGACGGAGTTCGACAGTTCCTACAAACGCGGCGAGCCTGCCGAGTTTCCCCTCAGCGGGGTAATCGCCTGCTGGACCGAAGGGGTGCAGATGATGAAAACGGGCGGCAAGGCCAAACTGGTCTGTCCGGCGGCAACCGCCTACGGTGAACGGGGTGCCGGCCCCATTCCGGCCAACGCAGCGCTGGTCTTCGAGATAGAACTGCTCGGCGTGACGAAGTAA
- a CDS encoding SCO family protein — MACLSGTTARMARCGAAMLLAVLMLCPCRAGAHSEEASQKHQAGDPFPEEGGAAVGVDERLGAKIPLDATFRDEAGRTVRLRDLITGPTIILPVYYSCANVCNYLQGGLARVLPTLKNRPATEYRVISFSFDESETPQLAARYKRMYLTSMNVPFPEDGWRFLTGDAASIRRVTAAAGYRFQRRGRDFIHPVTTLVVAGDGTIVRYLYGTTFLAKDVSLALLEAREGKAGASIRKVMEFCFSFDPTGKTYVFNLLRVSATVVILCAGGFLAFLLLGGATRRKPGTLADKKEQD, encoded by the coding sequence ATGGCATGTTTGAGTGGCACAACGGCTCGGATGGCTCGCTGCGGGGCGGCAATGCTGCTCGCGGTGCTCATGCTGTGCCCCTGCAGGGCCGGTGCCCACAGCGAAGAAGCCTCTCAAAAACACCAGGCCGGCGATCCCTTCCCGGAAGAAGGGGGGGCGGCGGTCGGGGTCGATGAGCGGTTGGGTGCCAAAATCCCCCTGGACGCAACCTTTCGCGACGAGGCGGGGAGGACGGTCCGCTTGCGGGACCTGATCACCGGGCCGACCATCATTCTCCCGGTGTACTACAGCTGCGCCAATGTGTGCAACTACCTGCAAGGGGGGCTGGCGCGGGTCCTGCCGACCCTGAAGAACAGACCGGCGACCGAATACCGCGTCATTTCCTTCAGCTTCGACGAGAGCGAAACGCCGCAACTCGCCGCCCGCTACAAGCGCATGTACCTGACCTCCATGAATGTCCCCTTTCCCGAGGACGGCTGGCGCTTTCTCACCGGCGACGCCGCAAGCATCCGGCGCGTGACCGCTGCCGCCGGGTATCGTTTCCAACGCCGGGGGCGGGACTTCATCCATCCGGTGACGACCCTGGTGGTCGCCGGGGACGGCACCATCGTCCGGTATCTGTACGGCACGACCTTCCTGGCCAAGGATGTGTCCCTGGCCCTGCTGGAGGCGCGGGAGGGGAAGGCGGGGGCCTCCATCCGCAAGGTGATGGAGTTCTGCTTCAGCTTCGATCCCACGGGCAAGACCTATGTCTTCAACCTGCTGCGGGTGAGCGCCACGGTGGTGATCCTCTGCGCCGGGGGCTTCCTGGCCTTTTTGCTGCTGGGCGGGGCAACGCGAAGAAAACCGGGCACCCTTGCCGACAAGAAGGAGCAGGATTAA
- a CDS encoding SDR family NAD(P)-dependent oxidoreductase, with translation MDLQLNGKKALVSGSTKGIGLAIATALAREGARVVINGRDDDSLAAARERIKSALPNASVEGFNGDLSQAGEVDRLRQQVPSLDILVNNLGIYEPKPFEEISDEEWRRFFEVNVLSGIRLARAYLPGMKEQNWGRVLFISSESGIQIPAEMIHYGMTKTAQLAVSRGLAETCAGTRVTVNAILPGPTHTAGVDGFVAKLSGGKSFADFEKEFFQTVRPASLLKRFATPEEVANLAVYVCSTLSSATNGAALRVDGGVVRACF, from the coding sequence ATGGACTTGCAACTCAACGGTAAAAAGGCGCTCGTCTCCGGCTCAACCAAGGGGATCGGCCTTGCCATAGCCACAGCCCTGGCGCGGGAAGGGGCCCGCGTGGTCATCAACGGGCGCGACGACGACTCCCTGGCCGCGGCACGGGAACGGATCAAAAGCGCCCTGCCGAATGCGTCGGTGGAAGGTTTCAACGGCGACCTCTCCCAAGCCGGAGAGGTTGACAGGCTACGCCAGCAGGTGCCCTCGTTGGATATCCTGGTGAACAACCTGGGAATCTACGAACCAAAGCCTTTCGAGGAGATTTCCGACGAAGAGTGGCGGCGTTTTTTCGAGGTCAACGTATTGAGCGGCATCCGTCTCGCCAGGGCGTATCTCCCGGGCATGAAGGAGCAGAATTGGGGGCGAGTCCTCTTCATCAGCAGCGAGAGCGGCATCCAGATTCCCGCCGAGATGATCCATTACGGAATGACCAAGACCGCCCAACTGGCGGTTTCGCGCGGTCTTGCCGAGACGTGTGCCGGCACGCGGGTTACGGTCAACGCGATCCTGCCGGGCCCGACCCACACGGCAGGCGTGGATGGTTTCGTAGCGAAACTGAGCGGCGGAAAATCCTTCGCCGATTTCGAAAAGGAGTTTTTCCAAACCGTGCGCCCGGCCTCGCTCCTTAAGCGCTTCGCGACCCCGGAAGAGGTTGCCAATCTGGCCGTCTACGTGTGCAGCACCCTCTCGTCCGCCACCAATGGCGCGGCCCTGCGGGTTGACGGAGGCGTGGTCCGGGCATGTTTCTAA
- a CDS encoding bifunctional 5,10-methylenetetrahydrofolate dehydrogenase/5,10-methenyltetrahydrofolate cyclohydrolase, with amino-acid sequence MELLDGKKCAESLVADISRKVAGYIGSGLRKPHMTIILVGTHAPSESYVKSKIASCGRAGFEGNLIRLPETVTEQELLAKINGINNDPSTDGVIVQLPLPSHINEQNVINAIAPEKDIDGFHPTNFGRMALGQKAFRPATAYGICKLLQFYDIPIRGKHCVVIGRSNIVGKPISIMLANDFDIGNATVTLTHIETPRPLLLDETRRADIVIVAVGIPGFVSEDMVKEGVVLIDVGINRLENGKLVGDVDFAAVAPKCSWITPVPGGVGRMTVAALMINTLMAYENNFNLT; translated from the coding sequence ATGGAACTGCTGGACGGTAAGAAGTGCGCTGAGAGCCTGGTGGCCGATATTTCCCGGAAGGTCGCCGGTTATATCGGTTCCGGCCTGCGCAAGCCGCATATGACCATCATCCTGGTCGGCACGCACGCCCCCAGCGAATCCTATGTCAAATCCAAGATCGCCTCCTGCGGGAGAGCCGGGTTCGAGGGGAACCTGATCCGCCTGCCGGAAACGGTCACGGAACAGGAGCTGTTGGCGAAGATCAATGGTATCAACAACGACCCGAGCACCGACGGCGTGATCGTCCAACTGCCGCTCCCCTCCCATATCAACGAGCAGAACGTCATCAATGCCATCGCCCCGGAAAAGGACATCGACGGCTTCCACCCCACCAACTTCGGCCGCATGGCCCTCGGCCAGAAGGCCTTTCGCCCGGCGACCGCCTACGGCATCTGCAAGTTGTTGCAGTTCTACGATATACCGATCAGGGGGAAACACTGCGTCGTCATCGGCCGCTCGAACATCGTCGGCAAGCCGATCTCCATCATGCTGGCCAATGATTTCGATATCGGCAATGCCACCGTCACCCTGACCCATATCGAAACCCCGCGGCCGCTCCTGCTGGACGAGACGCGCCGGGCCGATATCGTGATCGTGGCGGTGGGCATCCCCGGCTTTGTCAGCGAGGACATGGTCAAGGAGGGGGTGGTGCTGATCGATGTGGGCATCAACCGGCTGGAGAACGGCAAGCTGGTGGGGGATGTGGATTTCGCTGCGGTCGCCCCCAAGTGCTCCTGGATCACCCCGGTGCCGGGCGGTGTCGGTCGTATGACCGTGGCGGCCCTGATGATCAACACCCTGATGGCCTACGAGAACAATTTCAATTTGACCTGA
- a CDS encoding PilZ domain-containing protein: MGEKRTSHRVGCFTKCFLYHDGATYGCILENLSFSGALIKMGRPLPDRLRQGDRCSLVLCGDPVISPGEYNSTIARLNFPRVGLHFQEREGEA; the protein is encoded by the coding sequence ATGGGCGAAAAGAGGACCAGCCATAGGGTGGGGTGCTTCACAAAATGCTTCCTGTACCACGATGGGGCGACGTACGGATGTATCCTCGAAAATCTCTCGTTCTCCGGCGCCCTGATCAAGATGGGCCGTCCGCTGCCGGATCGGCTGCGGCAGGGGGACCGCTGCAGTCTGGTGTTGTGCGGAGACCCGGTCATTTCCCCCGGGGAATATAACAGCACGATCGCCCGCTTGAACTTCCCCAGGGTCGGCCTCCACTTCCAGGAACGGGAAGGGGAGGCATGA